From the genome of Palaemon carinicauda isolate YSFRI2023 chromosome 6, ASM3689809v2, whole genome shotgun sequence, one region includes:
- the LOC137643070 gene encoding uncharacterized protein produces MEDRDFLQFIWWPVGNTKLEPIECQMVVHPFCIKSSGGCVNYALRQTAKQHGHKFCNEASEAIMKNFCIDNLLKAHDDEERLKMIIIDVTSLCADGGWRLNQWTSSNSILLSVIPESERDASVAILVLSMDELPVETMLDMHCSMEEHCFTFEIKMKKKPYMRRGKLPVVASVYDSLGLISPSMLPPKILL; encoded by the coding sequence ATGGAGGATCGTGACTTTTTGCAGTTCATATGGTGGCCTGTAGGGAACACAAAACTTGAACCTATAGAGTGCCAGATGGTCGTGCACCCGTTCTGTATCAAGTCCTCTGGAGGCTGCGTTAACTATGCACTCCGTCAGACCGCAAAACAACATGGACACAAGTTCTGCAATGAGGCATCCGAGGCTATCATGAAGAATTTCTGCATCGATAACCTCCTCAAGGCTCATGATGATGAGGAGCGACTCAAGATGATAATCATAGACGTGACTTCGCTCTGTGCTGACGGAGGCTGGCGTCTAAACCAATGGACGTCGAGCAATAGTATACTGCTCTCTGTCATTCCCGAGTCAGAAAGAGATGCCTCTGTTGCAATTCTGGTCTTGAGTATGGATGAGCTTCCGGTAGAAACAATGTTGGACATGCACTGTTCTATGGAGGAACACTGCTTTACCTTCGAGatcaaaatgaagaaaaaaccgTACATGAGGAGAGGCAAACTACCTGTTGTAGCTTCAGTGTACGACTCATTGGGACTGATCTCACCGTCCATGCTACCTCCCAAGATCCTGCTTTAA
- the LOC137643071 gene encoding uncharacterized protein, with amino-acid sequence MVKWKAWCNQLRLLETMKIDRSYVPEGFGQVQTFQLHHFADASQVGYGTASYLRMEGYGGEACSVLVFRRSRVAPLKMTTITTLDLTATVVPARTDRKLHGELGIKLDDSIFWTDSTAIFKYLPNERTQYHTFVVTGWTFFAN; translated from the coding sequence ATGGTCAAGTGGAAGGCTTGGTGTAATCAGCTTCGTCTCCTAGAAACTATGAAGATTGATCGATCTTATGTTCCAGAAGGCTTTGGACAAGTTCAGACCTTTCAGCTTCACCACTTCGCTGATGCTAGCCAGGTGGGATATGGTACAGCGTCTTATCTTCGGATGGAGGGCTACGGCGGAGAAGCATGCAGCGTGCTAGTTTTCAGGAGGTCGAGGGTAGCTCCGCTCAAGATGACCACTATCACCACACTTGATTTGACTGCAACCGTGGTCCCGGCACGGACAGACCGCAAGTTGCATGGAGAGCTCGGTATAAAGTTAGATGATTCCATCTTCTGGACCGACTCAACAGCAATATTCAAGTATCTTCCAAATGAGCGCACACAGTATCATACGTTTGTCGTAACAGGGTGGACCTTCTTCGCGAACTGA